A region from the Sulfurivermis fontis genome encodes:
- a CDS encoding HAD-IIB family hydrolase: MYIILISVHGLIRGHNLELGRDADTGGQTKYVVELARALAEHPDVSRVDLLTRQIIDPKVASDYSVSLEALTPKAYIVRLPFGPRRYLRKEVLWPYLDSMADQALQHIRSIGRVPDIIHSHYADAGYVGARLASLLGVPLVHTGHSLGREKRRRLLDQGVSSHTIETQYNMTRRIEAEEAAMDVASLVIASTRQEVEKQYSQYANYQPRNMQVIPPGTDLSRFHPPRGSIADTPLRHKLNRFLRDTAKPMVLAISRADERKNIHTLLRAYGENSELRQRANLVIIAGNRDDITQLDRGPRTVLTNLLLLIDKYDLYGHVAYPKDHHSNDIPELYRLAARSHGIFVNPALTEPFGLTLIEAAASGLPIIATEDGGPHDIVDHCKNGLLIDPLDADALGEVILSALNDRQRWRTWASNGIKGAHRHYSWQSHVTSYLKAVRRLLGQSSRARMIRPAKSRLPTIERMVVCDIDNTLLGDDAALAELVSKINSDTALGFGVATGRHLSSALNILAENSVPVPDVLITSVGTEIHYGKQLRSDTDWQRHIDYRWERDRLEDLLDGVPGLRLQPKENQRRHKLSYYIDPDKSPPIREIVRHLRQHNLTANLVYSHQAYLDLLPIRASKGQAVRYLAAKWGLPPRCILVAGDSGNDIEMLRGDTLGVVVGNYSPELRHLHGEPQIYFAHGHYARGILEGLEHYAFLVEQTK, translated from the coding sequence TTGTACATCATCCTGATCAGCGTCCATGGCCTGATTCGCGGCCATAATCTAGAACTTGGCCGCGATGCCGACACCGGCGGCCAGACCAAGTATGTCGTCGAACTGGCCCGCGCCCTGGCGGAGCATCCCGATGTATCCCGTGTCGATCTGCTGACCCGTCAGATCATCGATCCGAAGGTCGCATCAGATTACAGCGTCTCGCTCGAAGCACTCACACCCAAGGCATACATCGTACGCCTTCCGTTCGGTCCACGCCGCTATCTACGCAAGGAAGTGCTGTGGCCCTATCTCGACTCAATGGCAGATCAGGCCTTGCAACATATTCGTAGCATCGGTCGCGTACCCGACATCATCCACAGCCACTACGCCGATGCCGGATATGTGGGTGCGCGCCTTGCCAGTCTGCTTGGCGTTCCCCTGGTGCATACCGGGCACTCTCTGGGCCGTGAAAAGCGCCGCCGCCTACTCGACCAAGGCGTTTCATCGCATACGATTGAGACGCAGTACAACATGACGCGCCGTATCGAAGCAGAAGAGGCTGCAATGGACGTCGCCAGCCTGGTTATCGCCAGTACCCGTCAGGAAGTGGAGAAGCAATACAGCCAGTATGCCAACTACCAGCCACGCAACATGCAGGTAATTCCACCCGGCACCGACTTAAGTCGCTTTCATCCACCGCGCGGTTCCATTGCCGACACACCGTTGCGCCATAAGTTGAACCGGTTCCTGCGCGATACCGCCAAACCTATGGTATTGGCCATATCACGTGCCGATGAACGTAAGAACATACATACCCTGCTACGTGCTTATGGGGAAAACAGTGAATTACGGCAACGCGCCAATCTGGTGATCATCGCTGGTAATCGGGATGATATAACTCAATTAGATAGAGGACCGCGCACGGTACTTACAAACCTGCTGCTGCTTATCGACAAGTATGATCTCTATGGGCATGTTGCGTACCCCAAGGATCATCACTCCAATGATATTCCTGAACTATATCGCTTGGCCGCACGCAGTCACGGCATTTTCGTAAATCCGGCCCTCACCGAACCATTTGGTCTTACCTTGATTGAAGCAGCAGCCAGCGGTTTGCCCATCATCGCCACTGAGGACGGTGGCCCGCACGATATCGTAGACCACTGCAAGAATGGCTTGCTGATTGATCCACTTGACGCAGATGCCTTAGGTGAAGTGATACTTTCTGCCCTCAATGACCGCCAGCGTTGGCGCACCTGGGCCAGCAATGGAATCAAAGGGGCCCACCGTCATTATTCCTGGCAATCACACGTTACCAGCTACCTTAAGGCTGTCCGGCGTCTGCTAGGACAATCATCGCGCGCCCGCATGATTCGGCCGGCGAAAAGCCGCCTGCCTACCATCGAACGCATGGTGGTGTGCGACATCGACAACACCCTGCTTGGAGATGATGCTGCACTAGCGGAACTGGTGAGCAAGATTAACAGTGATACTGCACTTGGCTTCGGTGTAGCAACTGGCCGCCATTTGAGCAGCGCACTGAATATCCTCGCTGAAAATTCAGTGCCTGTCCCCGACGTACTTATCACCTCGGTTGGAACGGAAATCCACTATGGCAAGCAACTGCGCAGTGATACGGACTGGCAGCGTCATATCGATTATCGCTGGGAGCGTGATCGTCTCGAGGATCTACTGGATGGAGTCCCGGGGTTGCGTCTGCAGCCGAAGGAAAACCAGCGTCGTCACAAATTGAGCTATTACATCGATCCGGACAAGTCACCGCCAATCAGGGAAATCGTCAGGCATTTACGCCAACACAATCTGACGGCAAATCTCGTGTATTCACATCAAGCCTATCTCGACCTGCTACCAATCCGTGCCTCCAAAGGCCAAGCCGTGCGCTATCTGGCAGCGAAATGGGGCTTGCCGCCGCGATGTATCTTGGTTGCAGGAGACTCCGGCAACGACATCGAAATGCTGCGTGGAGATACCCTGGGCGTCGTAGTAGGGAACTATAGTCCCGAGTTGCGGCATTTGCATGGCGAACCTCAGATTTACTTTGCCCACGGCCATTATGCAAGAGGCATCCTCGAAGGACTTGAGCATTATGCGTTTCTCGTCGAACAAACCAAATAG
- a CDS encoding carbohydrate kinase family protein, translated as MAKQDHATGKFCPLIFGEILYDNYPDGTRMLGGAPFNVAWHLRGFGLEPLLLSRVGQDDAGTTALDLMRSWGMETSLIQRDLAHPTGSVNIKLDNGQHSFDIASDQAYDYIDYTAAVDSLRNRPVSLLYHGTLAARSTMSCTTLHFLRDILTGPCFIDINLRSPWWQINEVHGLIHEAAWVKLNEDELHTLTPDLTSITSTPLKFAADHHIKHLLVTRGADGAILVGGNEIHECAAQPAERIVDTVGAGDAFSAVMIYGLSRQWTLQRSLRHAAEFAAAICTLRGAIVNNRTFYEEFINHWED; from the coding sequence ATGGCCAAGCAAGATCACGCCACTGGCAAGTTCTGTCCGCTGATTTTCGGCGAGATACTGTATGACAATTACCCGGACGGAACCCGCATGCTAGGCGGCGCTCCTTTTAATGTTGCATGGCATCTGCGTGGATTTGGTCTTGAGCCACTGCTCTTATCTCGTGTAGGACAGGACGATGCCGGCACTACCGCGCTTGATCTGATGCGCAGTTGGGGTATGGAAACCTCCCTCATTCAACGTGATCTGGCACACCCCACTGGCAGCGTAAACATCAAGCTCGATAATGGGCAGCACAGTTTCGATATTGCATCCGATCAAGCTTACGATTACATAGATTACACCGCAGCAGTGGATTCCCTGCGCAACCGCCCTGTCAGCCTCCTGTATCACGGCACACTGGCTGCACGCAGCACCATGTCATGCACCACGCTACACTTTCTTCGTGACATACTGACCGGACCATGCTTCATTGACATCAATTTACGCTCGCCCTGGTGGCAGATAAACGAAGTGCATGGCCTAATCCATGAAGCTGCATGGGTAAAACTCAATGAAGACGAACTTCATACGCTAACGCCGGACTTAACAAGTATCACATCCACACCATTGAAGTTTGCTGCAGATCATCACATTAAACACCTTCTCGTTACCCGCGGCGCGGATGGAGCCATCCTGGTCGGTGGCAATGAAATTCACGAGTGCGCTGCCCAACCGGCAGAGCGGATAGTCGATACGGTCGGGGCGGGAGACGCATTCAGCGCAGTCATGATATATGGACTATCCCGACAGTGGACCTTGCAACGAAGCCTGAGACATGCCGCAGAATTTGCCGCGGCTATCTGTACGCTGCGCGGCGCTATCGTAAACAATCGAACTTTTTACGAGGAGTTCATCAATCACTGGGAGGACTGA
- a CDS encoding CheR family methyltransferase, with translation MTTTHIAPNEYEEFRRFLEDACGIMLGDNKHYLVTSRLTRLMREFGITTFSELMVQLKQKHHTRLRERIVDAMTTNETMWFRDRYPFDILTNIILPEYSSLKSRQLRIWSAACSSGQEPYSISMVIQEYLAAKPGTLTANIQIVATDISPSVLKEASNAQYDKMSITRGISEERVKRFFTQRGERWEVKPEIRGRVSFREMNLMQSYAALGKFDIVFCRNVLIYFSSELKKDILTRIAQSMNPRGYLFLGGSESPTSYVDMFEMVRTAYGVVYRLKTGYR, from the coding sequence GTGACAACCACTCACATCGCCCCCAATGAGTACGAGGAATTCCGACGTTTCCTCGAAGATGCCTGTGGAATCATGCTGGGTGACAACAAGCATTACCTTGTTACCAGCCGCCTGACGCGACTGATGCGTGAATTTGGCATTACGACATTCAGTGAGTTGATGGTGCAATTGAAACAGAAGCATCATACCAGGCTGCGTGAACGAATCGTCGATGCCATGACCACCAACGAAACCATGTGGTTTCGTGATCGTTACCCGTTCGATATCCTGACCAATATCATTCTGCCGGAGTACAGCAGCCTGAAGAGCCGGCAGTTGCGAATCTGGTCTGCAGCCTGCTCCTCCGGTCAGGAGCCCTACTCAATCAGCATGGTGATACAGGAGTACCTGGCCGCCAAGCCAGGCACACTCACTGCCAATATCCAGATCGTGGCGACCGATATCTCACCCTCCGTACTCAAGGAGGCCAGCAACGCTCAGTATGACAAGATGTCCATAACCCGTGGCATATCCGAAGAACGCGTCAAGCGTTTTTTTACCCAGAGAGGGGAGCGCTGGGAGGTCAAGCCGGAGATTCGTGGACGGGTAAGTTTCCGTGAAATGAACCTGATGCAGAGCTATGCTGCGCTCGGAAAATTCGACATCGTATTTTGTCGCAATGTACTGATCTATTTCTCATCTGAATTGAAGAAGGACATACTCACGCGTATCGCGCAAAGTATGAATCCGCGTGGCTACCTCTTTCTCGGGGGGTCGGAATCACCCACCAGCTATGTCGACATGTTTGAGATGGTACGCACGGCCTACGGCGTGGTGTACCGGCTGAAGACAGGCTATCGTTAA
- a CDS encoding chemotaxis protein CheV, which translates to MAGVLDGVNQRTRLAGHNRLELLLFRLGDKQRFGINVFKVQEVIQCPPLTKVPHAHPVVRGVATLRGKTITIMDLAQAIGRRPITDTSQAYIIITEYNRAVQGFLVSGVDRIVNMNWEEILPPPKGSGHNYMTAVTRVDNDLVEIIDVEKVLAEVIHVDETVTSSIIEENRNTLGEHKHRILVADDSSVARNQIKRTLDQLGVETILVKDGREALDTLRTMAESSAPVTEQISMVISDVEMPEMDGYTLTTQIRSDNRLKNLYVILHTSLSGIFNNSLIEKVGADKFIAKFKPDELANAVIERLKTVQ; encoded by the coding sequence ATGGCGGGCGTACTCGACGGCGTTAACCAACGCACCCGGCTGGCTGGCCACAACCGGCTCGAACTGCTGTTGTTTCGCCTTGGCGACAAACAACGCTTCGGTATCAATGTGTTCAAGGTGCAGGAGGTCATCCAGTGCCCTCCCCTCACCAAAGTACCCCATGCCCATCCGGTGGTACGTGGTGTAGCCACCCTGCGCGGCAAGACCATCACGATCATGGATCTGGCCCAAGCAATCGGCCGTCGTCCCATCACCGATACTTCACAGGCCTATATCATCATCACCGAATACAACCGTGCAGTGCAGGGCTTTCTCGTCAGTGGCGTCGACCGCATCGTCAACATGAACTGGGAAGAGATTTTGCCGCCCCCGAAAGGCAGCGGCCACAACTACATGACCGCCGTTACCCGCGTCGACAATGACCTGGTTGAAATTATCGACGTGGAAAAAGTCCTGGCCGAAGTCATCCATGTGGACGAAACGGTTACCAGCAGCATCATCGAGGAAAATCGCAATACGCTGGGAGAGCACAAACACCGTATTTTGGTAGCTGACGACTCCAGCGTTGCTCGCAACCAAATCAAGCGCACACTCGATCAGCTTGGAGTGGAAACCATTCTCGTCAAGGATGGCCGCGAAGCATTGGATACTCTCCGAACCATGGCTGAAAGTAGTGCTCCTGTGACCGAACAAATCAGCATGGTCATTTCCGATGTTGAAATGCCGGAAATGGATGGGTACACGCTGACCACACAGATCCGCTCCGATAACCGCCTCAAGAATCTATATGTCATCTTACATACATCCCTCAGTGGCATATTCAACAACTCACTGATTGAAAAAGTTGGTGCCGACAAATTCATCGCGAAGTTCAAACCCGATGAACTGGCGAATGCGGTCATTGAACGACTGAAAACCGTGCAGTAA
- the flgA gene encoding flagellar basal body P-ring formation chaperone FlgA, with the protein MISDTAPATHRRIARQTPIFRRLMLLLGFGLVLGWMNGVRAETLQSLVGIQQAAIAYLEEQHADSPRLPQVTAGALDPRLRLVACEGPLEAFTPPGQRTMGATIVGVRCNTPVSWTVYVQATVALNRPVLVARRPLPRGTVLTGADVAVIEQDVARLTLGYLVDLKDIDGMILRRSVTAGTVLHPGLVQHPVSIRRGERVTILGQAAGIEVRMEGQALADGAKGEVIRVRNLSSGRDIEAVVVAPGLVQVRL; encoded by the coding sequence ATGATTTCTGATACCGCGCCAGCGACTCACCGCCGCATTGCCCGGCAGACGCCAATATTCCGGCGTCTGATGCTGTTGCTGGGGTTTGGTCTGGTTTTGGGCTGGATGAACGGTGTGCGGGCGGAGACGCTGCAATCCTTGGTCGGCATCCAGCAGGCGGCCATCGCATATCTGGAAGAGCAGCACGCCGATAGCCCACGTCTGCCCCAAGTAACTGCCGGTGCACTCGATCCGCGCTTGCGTCTGGTTGCCTGTGAGGGGCCGCTGGAGGCTTTTACCCCGCCAGGGCAGCGGACTATGGGAGCCACTATTGTCGGTGTGCGCTGCAATACGCCCGTTTCCTGGACGGTCTACGTTCAAGCAACGGTAGCCCTGAACCGGCCGGTTCTGGTGGCGCGGCGGCCCTTGCCGCGTGGCACAGTCCTGACAGGTGCTGACGTGGCTGTGATCGAGCAAGATGTGGCTCGCCTGACTCTTGGCTATCTTGTTGATCTAAAAGATATTGATGGTATGATTCTACGGCGTTCGGTAACTGCCGGCACGGTATTACACCCGGGGTTGGTACAGCACCCAGTCTCGATACGGCGCGGCGAACGGGTAACCATCCTGGGGCAGGCGGCTGGTATCGAGGTACGTATGGAGGGCCAGGCGTTGGCGGATGGGGCCAAGGGAGAAGTGATACGAGTGCGCAATCTCTCTTCGGGGCGGGATATCGAGGCTGTCGTGGTGGCACCGGGTTTAGTTCAGGTACGCCTGTAA
- the flgM gene encoding flagellar biosynthesis anti-sigma factor FlgM encodes MAINNITGFPGNQSQRATDGSQVQVARSEPTAAQQQTGRPSTMDTVSLTDTAARLRELENSLAKLPVVDSQRVESIQQAIANGSYEIDSGRVAEKMLRFERELQR; translated from the coding sequence ATGGCGATCAACAACATAACGGGTTTTCCTGGCAATCAGAGCCAGCGTGCCACCGACGGTTCCCAGGTGCAGGTTGCCCGTAGCGAGCCGACCGCCGCACAACAGCAGACCGGCCGTCCGTCGACGATGGATACGGTCAGCCTGACCGATACGGCAGCCCGCCTGCGCGAGCTGGAAAACAGTCTGGCGAAGTTGCCGGTGGTAGACAGCCAGAGGGTGGAAAGTATCCAGCAGGCCATCGCTAACGGCAGCTATGAAATCGACTCCGGGCGGGTGGCGGAAAAGATGTTGCGTTTTGAGCGGGAACTGCAGCGCTAA
- a CDS encoding flagella synthesis protein FlgN → MALTTVCDTLAGLLQAEQECAARLYTVLETEHEAIARRDTDALQQAVADKQTLLAQLEASHGRRLQLLQTAGLQVGPEGFDALLAECSGGYGQAELAALWTRTKAALESCQRQNQINGMVLESSRRITHRALSILLGGQAEGSELYNQSGKATTSPFGGNRVIKA, encoded by the coding sequence ATGGCTCTGACTACGGTTTGTGACACGCTGGCTGGCTTGCTGCAGGCGGAGCAGGAATGCGCCGCGCGCCTATACACTGTGCTCGAGACGGAGCATGAGGCCATCGCCCGGCGTGACACCGATGCTCTGCAGCAGGCTGTGGCCGACAAGCAGACGCTGCTGGCGCAGCTGGAGGCGAGTCATGGGCGCCGTCTACAGTTGCTCCAGACGGCGGGTCTGCAGGTAGGTCCGGAAGGGTTTGATGCGTTGCTGGCAGAGTGTTCCGGTGGATATGGGCAGGCCGAGCTGGCTGCATTGTGGACCCGAACCAAGGCGGCACTTGAGTCCTGTCAACGTCAGAATCAGATAAATGGAATGGTTCTGGAAAGCAGCCGTCGCATAACCCACCGCGCCCTGTCCATACTGCTGGGTGGACAGGCCGAAGGTTCTGAACTGTACAATCAATCGGGCAAGGCCACTACTTCCCCCTTCGGCGGCAATCGGGTCATCAAGGCCTGA